The following proteins come from a genomic window of Chloroflexota bacterium:
- a CDS encoding ABC transporter ATP-binding protein: protein MVIWRHFFIMFSGLNTEAYDRTYTDRQLVERIASYFARGKRQVTWAFVLIAALAIVVAVQPFIVSKGIDLLQEDADPYLLAALVLISLVFGVFIWAANLVRRRLIIRITGRVMSDLRIDAFESAVSHDMSFFDQFRSGRIISRITTDTQEFAQVVVLVTDIISQLLAVLILNVLLLTISWQLTLVLMSMAGIIVIFALSLRRIARHVTRKGFRAIAEVNAAIQEAVTGIGVAKNFRQEAKIYGEFQVVNSQSYGINLRRGFVLSNVFPVLSTLGGISTAILVYLGGLSVAAGAITIGAWYLFIVSVDRFWFPMAQLSAFWSQVQAGLSAAERIFALIDAEPTVHQRANNQLPPLQGEILFDDLVFRYTDQETIFDHFDLMIAPGESVALVGHTGAGKSSLVKLIARFYEYQEGRIAVDGYDLRDLDLPSYRRQLGIVSQSPFLFAGTVADNIRYARPEADDETIMAIARQIGDGEWLDTLPDGLQTDVGERGARLSMGQRQLVALMRVLVQEPAIFILDEATASIDPFTEAQIQEALNLILARSTSIVIAHRLSTVRSVDRIVVLDHGRIIEEGSHEQLMEQGGHYATLYDTYFRHQSLSYIEEVGKRRLEPVSA from the coding sequence ATGGTGATATGGCGACATTTCTTCATCATGTTCTCCGGACTAAACACCGAGGCCTACGACCGCACATACACCGACCGCCAGTTGGTCGAACGTATTGCGTCCTACTTCGCCCGCGGGAAACGCCAGGTCACCTGGGCTTTTGTGCTGATCGCGGCCCTGGCGATTGTTGTCGCTGTCCAGCCATTTATCGTCTCCAAAGGTATTGACCTGCTGCAAGAGGACGCTGACCCATACCTTTTGGCGGCGTTGGTGTTGATCTCCCTGGTGTTCGGGGTTTTTATCTGGGCGGCCAACCTGGTGCGGCGCCGGTTGATAATCCGCATCACTGGCAGGGTCATGTCCGATCTGCGCATCGACGCCTTCGAGTCGGCGGTAAGCCATGACATGTCCTTTTTCGACCAATTTCGCTCCGGTCGCATTATCAGCCGCATCACCACCGACACCCAGGAGTTCGCGCAGGTGGTCGTGCTGGTCACCGATATTATCAGCCAGTTACTTGCAGTCCTGATCCTGAACGTCCTGTTGTTGACAATCTCCTGGCAGTTAACACTCGTGCTGATGTCCATGGCAGGCATCATCGTGATTTTTGCCCTGAGCTTGCGGCGCATCGCCCGCCATGTCACTCGAAAGGGATTCCGCGCCATTGCCGAGGTTAACGCGGCAATCCAGGAAGCAGTGACCGGAATCGGTGTCGCCAAGAACTTCCGTCAGGAGGCCAAGATCTACGGCGAGTTCCAGGTTGTCAATAGCCAGTCCTACGGCATCAACCTGCGTAGAGGATTCGTACTCTCCAATGTGTTCCCTGTCCTCAGTACCCTGGGAGGGATCAGCACGGCAATCCTGGTTTATCTCGGCGGTCTGTCGGTTGCTGCGGGCGCCATCACCATCGGGGCCTGGTATCTCTTCATCGTCAGCGTCGACCGGTTCTGGTTTCCAATGGCCCAGCTGTCAGCCTTCTGGAGCCAGGTGCAGGCTGGACTTTCGGCGGCCGAACGGATCTTCGCCCTGATCGATGCTGAGCCCACTGTTCACCAACGGGCAAACAATCAATTGCCACCCCTGCAAGGCGAGATCCTTTTCGATGACCTGGTATTTCGATACACCGATCAGGAGACTATTTTCGATCACTTTGACTTGATGATCGCCCCAGGCGAAAGTGTGGCACTCGTCGGTCATACCGGCGCAGGCAAGAGCAGCCTGGTTAAGCTAATCGCGCGTTTCTACGAGTACCAGGAGGGTCGTATCGCCGTGGACGGCTACGATTTGCGCGACCTGGATTTGCCCAGCTATCGCCGTCAACTGGGCATCGTTTCCCAGTCGCCCTTTCTCTTTGCCGGCACTGTGGCCGACAACATCCGTTATGCCAGGCCCGAGGCCGACGATGAAACGATCATGGCCATTGCCCGTCAGATTGGCGATGGGGAGTGGCTCGATACACTGCCCGATGGGCTGCAAACCGATGTAGGGGAGCGAGGCGCCCGCCTCTCCATGGGCCAACGCCAGCTGGTCGCCCTTATGCGCGTGCTGGTCCAGGAGCCGGCCATCTTTATCCTCGATGAAGCCACTGCCAGCATCGATCCCTTCACAGAAGCCCAGATCCAGGAAGCACTCAACCTGATCCTGGCGCGCAGCACCTCGATCGTAATTGCCCACAGGCTGTCAACCGTGCGCTCAGTAGATCGCATCGTGGTCCTCGACCACGGTCGCATCATCGAAGAGGGAAGCCACGAGCAGCTAATGGAACAAGGCGGTCATTACGCGACGCTCTACGATACCTACTTCCGTCACCAGTCCCTCTCCTACATCGAGGAGGTGGGCAAGCGCCGCCTGGAGCCGGTATCTGCCTGA
- a CDS encoding phosphotransferase, with the protein MPVRKLPWSEPSWRPQVESWISDQLQRYDIAITGPIQQPHIRPWSTVLQVPIDGGSVFFKASLPKLGHEVALTEALYRWYPDCMPQVLATDTNRKWMLLRDGGPTLRSMVNDPQDLHHWLKILPRYAAIQKELAERVPTLLSMGVPDRRLSMLPSLYQSLLTDQDAMMLGQPDGLTHEQYDRLQALTESVALQCRQLAAYPIADSLQHDDFHDGNILVDGGRYTLFDWGDAIVSHPFFSYLVTQRIISYRLDLEPDDPRVLAVRDAYLAPWQQLAPLNDLLEVLAISHRLAMICRALNWYQVVSVMPAEHWTEYADAVPGWLQEFLQTGV; encoded by the coding sequence ATGCCAGTCCGTAAACTACCGTGGAGCGAGCCATCGTGGCGTCCCCAGGTTGAATCCTGGATCAGCGACCAGCTACAACGGTACGACATAGCCATCACCGGTCCAATCCAACAGCCCCACATCCGGCCCTGGTCGACGGTGCTTCAGGTACCGATAGATGGTGGCAGCGTCTTCTTCAAGGCCTCCCTGCCCAAGCTGGGACACGAGGTGGCCCTCACCGAAGCGCTCTACCGTTGGTATCCCGACTGCATGCCCCAGGTGTTGGCCACCGATACCAACCGCAAATGGATGCTGTTGCGCGATGGCGGACCGACGTTGCGCAGCATGGTCAATGATCCCCAAGATCTCCACCACTGGCTCAAGATCTTGCCCCGCTACGCCGCCATTCAGAAAGAGCTCGCGGAAAGGGTGCCAACCCTGCTGTCCATGGGAGTCCCGGACCGCCGTTTGTCGATGCTTCCCTCCCTTTACCAATCGCTGTTGACCGATCAGGATGCCATGATGCTAGGCCAGCCCGATGGGCTGACTCACGAGCAGTATGACCGTCTACAGGCCCTGACAGAGAGCGTTGCCCTGCAGTGCCGGCAACTGGCCGCCTATCCCATTGCGGACAGCCTGCAGCACGATGATTTCCACGATGGCAACATCCTGGTCGATGGCGGGCGTTACACCCTATTCGACTGGGGCGACGCCATCGTTTCCCACCCCTTCTTCAGCTACCTGGTGACCCAGCGCATCATCTCCTACCGCCTGGATCTGGAACCCGATGATCCCCGCGTGTTGGCCGTGCGCGACGCCTATCTGGCACCCTGGCAGCAGTTGGCACCTCTGAACGACCTGCTGGAGGTCCTGGCGATCTCTCATCGCCTGGCAATGATCTGCCGGGCCTTGAACTGGTATCAGGTGGTCTCGGTCATGCCAGCGGAGCATTGGACGGAGTACGCCGACGCGGTTCCCGGCTGGTTGCAGGAGTTTTTGCAGACAGGAGTTTGA